From the Lathyrus oleraceus cultivar Zhongwan6 chromosome 4, CAAS_Psat_ZW6_1.0, whole genome shotgun sequence genome, one window contains:
- the LOC127137274 gene encoding uncharacterized protein LOC127137274 produces the protein MAGRNAGRNDEALAAAMQAMVQAFQNPPNADENVGSRSLATFQRENPPTFLGSYDPEGALAWLKEFERIFRVMDCTLVQKIRYGTHKLSGEADDWWVDTRLRSETAGEEITWEVFRREFLRKYYPEDVRGKKEIEFLELKQGNLSVTEYAAKFTELAKFYPHYDGANAESSKCIKFENGLRPEIKKAVGYQKICVFADLIDSCRIFEEDNNAHYKILSEKRGRGQHNRGKPYETPVGKGKQKVIPGRRTSGGDAPANVICFKCGKSGHKSNVCRLCETRCFRCGMSGHAARDCKQKDVVCFNCGEGGHISAKCQKPKRGQESGKVFALSGTQTTNEDGLVRGTCFINNIPLITIIDTGATHCFVAAVLQWEAPTSVTEIRSFLGLAGYYRRFIEGFSKLALPLTKLTCKGAAFVWDVRCEESFLELKKRLTTAPILILPNPEEPFVVYCDASKMGLGGELMQNGKVVAYASRQLRVHEKNYPTHDLELAAVVFVLKIWRHYLYGSRFEVFSDHKILNIGEAQKLDMKLVNVIIGLGQSENEDFKLDAQGVLRFRDRICVPDDVDLKRMILEESHRSNLSIHLGATKMYQYLKRLFWWSGMKREVAQFVYACLTCQKSKVEHQKPAGLMQPLTKSAHFIPINISYPVSKLAEIYTNVIMKLHSVPLCIVSDRDPRFTSEFWKSLQEALGSKLRLTSAYHPQTDGQTERTIQSLEDLLRVCILEQGGSWDTHLPLVEFTYNNSYHSSIGMAPFEALYGRRCRTPLCWHESGESVVLGPEIVRETTKTVKMIRDKMKIS, from the exons ATGGCCGGAAGAAACGCTGGGAGGAATGATGAGGCTCTTGCTGCAGCTATGCAGGCAATGGTTCAGGCATTCCAGAACCCACCCAATGCTGACGAGAACGTGGGGTCTCGTAGTCTGGCGACGTTTCAGAGGGAGAACCCACCTACTTTTTTGGGTAGTTATGATCCTGAAGGAGCCTTGGCTTGGTTGAAGGAGTTTgaaagaatcttcagagtgaTGGATTGCACTCTTGTGCAAAAGATCCGTTATGGAACTCATAAGCTGTCAGGTGAAGCCGATGATTGGTGGGTGGACACTCGTCTAAGGTCAGAAACTGCGGGCGAGGAGATTACTTGGGAAGTGTTTCGTAGAGAATTTTtgaggaagtattatccagaAGATGTGCGAGGAAAGAAAGAGATTGAATTCCTCGAGTTGAAGCAAGGGAACTTGTCAGTcacggagtatgctgctaagttcactgAATTGGCTAAGTTCTATCCTCACTATGATGGAGCCAATGCCGAATCCTCtaagtgcatcaagtttgaaaacggattGCGTCCGGAAATTAAGAAAGCTGTGGGATATCAAAAGATTTGCGTCTTTGCGGATCTGATTGATAGTTGTAGAATCTTTGAAGAGGACAACAATGCACATTATAAGATCTTGTCTGAGAAGAGAGGAAGGGGCCAACACAACCGTGGTAAGCCATATGAAACTCCGGTTGGAAAAGGGAAACAGAAAGTGATTCCGGGTCGAAGAACAAGTGGGGGAGATGCTCCTGCTAATGTTATCTGTTTCAAGTGTGGAAAGTCGGGTCATAAGAGTAATGTGTGTAGGCTTTGTGAAACGAGATGTTTCCGTTGTGGTATGTCGGGACATGCGGCTCGTGATTGTAAGCAGAAGGATGTTGTTTGCTTTAACTGTGGGGAAGGAGGACATATCAGTGCTAAATGTCAGAAGCCAAAGAGGGGACAAGAGAGTGGTAAAGTGTTTGCTTTGTCGGGAACTCAGACTACAAATGAAGATGGACTTGTTCGAGGTACTTGTTTCATTAATAATAttcctttaattactattattgataccggtgccACACACTGTTTTGTTGCTGCGGTGTTGCAATGGGAAGCTCCTACGTCAGTTACCGAGATAAGAAGTTTCCTAGGCTTGGCAGGTTACTATAGGAGGTTTATAGAAGGCTTTTCTAAGTTGGCACTTCCTTTGACTAAGTTAACTTGTAAGGGTGCTGCTTTTGTGTGGGATGTACGATGCGAAGAAAGTTTCCTTGAGTTGAAGAAAAGGTTGACAACGGCTCCGATTTTGATTTTGCCAAATCCCGAGGAACCGTTTGtggtttattgtgatgcttcgaagatgggATTAGGAGGTGAGCTTATGCAGAATGGTAAGGTGGTTgcttatgcttctagacaatTGAGGGTTCATGAGAAGAACTACCCTACGCATGATTTGGAGCTTGCGGCGGTTGtgtttgttttgaaaatttggaGACATTACCTTTATGGATCTAGATTTGAAGTCTTTAGTGACCATAAAATcttgaa CATTGGAGAGGCTCAGAAGTTGGATATGAAACTTGTTAATGTGATCATTGGACTCGGACAATCTGAGAATGAGGATTTCAAATTGGATGCACAAGGTGTGTTGAGGTTTCGTGATAGGATTTGTGTTCCTGATGATGTGGATTTAAAAAGGATGATCTTGGAAGAAAGCCATAGGAGTAATTTGAGTATTCATCTCGGAGCGACTAAGATGTACCAATatttgaaaagattattttggtggTCGGGAATGAAGCGTGAAGTAGCTCAGTTCGTGTATGCGTGCTTGACTTGCCAGAAATCAAAGGTGGAGCATCAGAAACCTGCggggttgatgcaacc gcTTACGAAGTCGGCTCACTTTATTCCTATTAACATAAGTTATCCGGTGTCGAAGTTGGCGGAGATTTATACCAATGTTATTATGAAGCTGCACAGTGTTCCTCTTtgtattgtttcggatagagatccgaggttcacttcaGAATTTTGGAAGAGTTTGCAAGAAGCTTTAGGTTCCAAGTTGAGGTTGACTTCTGCGTATCATCCTCAGACggatggtcaaacggagaggactatccaatccttggaagATTTGTTAAGGGTGTGTattcttgaacaaggaggttcaTGGGATACTCACCTtccgttggtggagtttacttacAACAATAGTTACCATTCAAGTATTggaatggcgccttttgaagctttgtatgggcGGAGGTGTAGGACTCCGTTGTGTTGGCATGAATCTGGTGAAAGTGTGGTACTTGGACCCGAGATTGTTCGAGAAACTACCAAGACGGTTAAGATGATTCGGGATAAGATGAAGATTTCTTAA